The Clostridium sporogenes region TTTCATTTACAGGACCTACATACATAGCTGTTGCATTAGTATATGCATAAACTAATTTGATATTGCTACTACCAATACCAATAACTATTAACAAAGTCATAACTCCTATTAATAAAGATTTCTTTTTCATTAATTTTGCCCCTTTCATTTATTATTTTACTTGATTAAATTTTTTAATAAACATAAATATTAAATCTAGTAAATTTTGACTTGGTCTATCTTGTAAAATATTCATAATAATTCCCAATTAAAATTTATCACATAAAATATTTATTTTTAACTAAAATAGTATAAATGGTCATTGTACTGGAATGAATGGATTTTTGAAACAACAAAAGCTCCCACAATGTGAGAGCTTTTAAACTATTTTAATTTTCTTCTATATCAAACATACTACCATTTTAACAATGCCCTTGTATTATTTTTTTACGCCACTCTTTACCTTTTTAAATAAGTATTAAGTTCTATACCAGAGTTTTTAGAAATATCATCAGCAACAATAGCTATGCCCTGTACTTTTGTACCGGATTCTACTTTAGGCTCAATGGAAGGGTTACTTGGATATGTTGTACCATTATATTTTAGGAGAGCAAAAAAGCTTTCTATACCCCCTCCATAAACATTCATAATAATATCTTTATATCCCTTTGTTTTATTATTACTTATAATAACAGGGTTGTTTACAAGACTAAATCTTGCTAGTAATTTATATTCTCCTTTATAATCTTCAAAAATAGCAGCACTACATCCACCAGTACCACATACTGGCATTCCTACAACATAGGCAAATATTTCAGGATTCCCATCTTCATTAAGATCTACTTTATTATAATAATATCTTATACTATCCTCATATTGGTCTAAATCAAATTCTTTTATTAAAGCTTTTTCAAGTTTTTTATCCCTTTGTTTTTGAGAACAAATATATTTTATAGAAGAAAAATCTATTCCTTCTTCCTTTGAAAATGGAGTATACTGACAGATTTGCCCCTTTAGATCTATCAATTCTTCTTTTGATGGATAAGGGTATTCAGAATCTAAGGCCCTATCTATAGATTCTAGGGCTCCCTGAGTATCACCTGTTTTTATTTGAGCATCTGCTAAGTAATACCAATAGGTTGTAGAATCCATTTCTTTTAAAAGTCTTTTATAATAATTAGCTACTTTTTTAAAATAGTTAGGATACACATCTAATGCTAATGTAAATTTATCACCTGCCCATCTATATATCTCCACTTTATAAGCCTTTCCAGTATCATGAATCCATAAGGCTAGTTCATATATTCCATCTTTCCCTTGTATACCTTTAATATCTTTTACCTCTATAAGGCTAAAATATTTATTACCATTAATCAAATCCTTTAAGCCCATGTCTATCCATTCATAAACACTAAGGTCTGACCATATTGCTCCAACCTGCCATCCTACTACTAAATTATTTCTATATCTACTAGTAACTGGAGCAGCACCAAAATATGTTATATTGTATCCCTTTCCTTTCACTGTATCTGCCACATACCAAGTGCCACAATAATATTTTAGTACAATAATATAAATTTCACCTTGCCACTTATAAGCAGCTATTAATTCTAATATGCCATCTCCATCTAAATCTACCATTCCTACTGCCGGCATTTTATATGGTTTATCTATTGTAATGATTTCAGCCCTAGGTGGTAAAAACATTTTTATTATATTTATTAGGTATTCTATAGAAAACATATAATAACTCCTCTTTATTTTGCTTTAGAATTATTATATGTATCTGTTTTTTAATTGGTTTATTATAAGATCTTTTACCAATTTTTGAATTGTATTATTAAAATTCCTATTTTGTTTTTGTAATTTTCTAAGGAAACCAAATTATTAACCTTGTTATTTTTTCTATATAAAAATAATGAAACCCTAAAAATTACTTATTTACTTTGACACAATAAGTAAATCTTTTTCAACTATATGATTAATTATCCAATTATTTAAAAACTTCAATACATCCATTATGTATTCATCTTGATCTTCATCAATTTTATTTAAATCTAACTCATTTAGCTTTTTAATAAAACCTTCATGCTCAATTTTTTGGGTAAATAATCTTTTATAATTTATGCTTTCCATATATTCTTCTTCATTTTTAAAATGATAAGCAGTATAATCCTTTAATTCTGAAATTACATCAACTATCTTGTCATATTTATCAATAGTATATGGATCTTTCAATAATTTATATGCCCTTTCACCAATTTCAAAAAGTTTTTCATGCTCCTCATCAATACTAGGTATTCCTAATCTATACTCATCTTTCATTTCAAACATAAAATTTTCCTCCTTATAATTTTATACGAAATAATTTTATACCAACATATTATATCGAATGTTATTATTACTTGTATATATAAAAATTATAATTTTAACTAAGCCAAATTTTTCAAGGTAAATAAATATTATAAAATTTAGTAGTAGCTTTTAAAGAATAGTAATTTGGTAAATAAATAAGAACTTCTTGCTACTTAAATAACTCCTTCAAAAATAGGTAAAAACGCCGCTAAATTAGATTTAGCGACGTTTTCTTATTTTAAATCTTATTTTGCAACTTCTTTAGATGATGGAAGAATTACTTCAACTTCAGAGTGTGGACGTGGTATAACGTGAACTGATACTAATTCTCCAACACGTTGTGCAGCTGCAGCACCAGCATCTGTAGCAGCTTTAACAGCTCCAACATCACCTCTAACCATAACAGTTACAAGTCCGCCTCCAACATATTCTTTACCTATTAAATATACGTTTGCTGCTTTAACCATAGCATCTGCTGCTTCTATTGATCCTACTAATCCTTTTGTTTCTATCATTCCTAATGCATCATATTTCATTTTAAAATCCTCCTAAAATATCTTTTTTTTATTTATTTAAATTTTTAATTATAAGCAATTATTTATTTAATTTTTTATTTTACTATTGTTACTTTTGACTTTGAATTAATACCCATTGCGTTAGCTTCTTCAATGTCAAGATGACATTCAAGGCTTGAAGCGTCATTAGCTCTAACAGCTACATTGTTGTATATTCCGCCTCTTAAATCTTCAAATTTTATTGACACTATTTCTCCATCATGTACTCCTAAATTTTTAGCATCTTCAGGTGTCATGTGAATGTGTCTTTGGGCAACTATTAATCCTTCTTCTAGTTGAACAGAACCCTTTGGTCCAACTATTGTAATAGGAGATGTTCTATTTAAATCTCCAGATAATTTTACATGGGATACGGATCCAAGCTTAATGCAGTCTCCAGCTAATACTTCAACCTGAGTCTTGCTTCTCACAGGACCTAAGATTCTAATTTTTTCAATTGCACCCTTTGGTCCACAAATTGTTACAACTTCTTTGCAAGCATATTGTCCTGGTTGAGATAAATCTTTGATCTTAGTAAGCCCATAATTTTCACCAAAAAGAATATCTAAATCCTTTTGTGAAAGATGTATGTGTCTATTAGAAATCCCTACTGGAATCTCAGATGAATTTCTATTAACTGCATTATTTAATTCTTTACCTTTAACAGCTTCTAGTAAAAGTTTTAATACTTCTTCACAATTATCCATTAGTTTGCCCCCTTCATAGCGGCAACTATTTGATTAACTAAATCTAAAAGTTCTTCATTTTTTGTATTTTCACTACTGCATTCAGTGCAAGTATTAGTGTTTTCAGCGCAATTATTAGCCTTATTTAAAACTTCTGCAGCTGCTGCAATTTGTGCTGGGCTCATATTCATAAATTGATTTTGAACTCCATGACAGTTTTCAGCAGTTTTTATGCAGTTAAAAGTTGGGTCATTAGATGCTAAATTTGTGCAATCTTTTATACCATAAGCAACTCTTTTGATGTTCATAAGGTGCTTTGGAGTAACATTTTCAGATACTGAGCTTCCTCCCCAAGTACCGCATCCTAAAGTAAATGAAGGATTAAGTCCTGTGCTTGCACCTGTTCCACCTTGAGTTCCACCAGTGTTAACAAGGATACGAGAAGCTGGTTTTCTAGCAAACTTCATAACCATATCTCTGTCTTCTGTATGGATGCTCATTGTGTGACCAATTCCATTTTGAAGTAATTGAATACTTAAGTCACATGCTTCATGCCAATCTTTTACTGTATAGAATCCAAGAACTGTTGTAAGTTTTTCAAAAGATAATGGATAACCTTCTCCTACTCCATTTTGTCTTCCTATAAGTACTTTAGTTCCTGCTGGAATTGTGAATCCTGCAGCACTTGCTATAACTTGTGGACTTCTTCCAACAAATTTAGCATTCATAGCATTGCCTTTTTTGAATAACAGCTTACAAACTTTTTCAGTTTCTTCTTCTGTCATGAAGTATCCGCCTTGTTTTTTAAATTCTGCAACAACTAGGTCATGATTACATTCTTCACAGATTATTGATTGTTCTGATGCACAGATTGTACCATTATCAAAAGTTTTACTTGCAATAATGTTTTTAACAGCTTTTTCTACATCAGCAGTTCTTTCAATGTATGCTGGAGAGTTTCCTGCACCAACACCAATAGCTGGTGTTCCTGAGCTGTAAGCAGCTTTAACCATTCCTGGACCACCTGTAGCTATTATTATAGCTACTTCTTTGCTTTTCATTAATTCATTTGTAGCTCCAATTGTTGGAATAGTTACAGCACTTATAATGTTTTCTGGTGCTCCAGCTTCTATTGCTGCATCCCTCATTAATTCAACTGCTTTAATTGTACATTTTGCAGCAGCTGGATGTGGTGCGAACACTATAGCATTACGAGATTTGATTGAAATCATAGCTTTGAAAATTGCGGTAGAAGTTGGGTTTGTTGAAGGTACTATACCCATAACTAAGCCAACTGGTTCAGCAAGTTCTATAAGCTTATTTTCCTTATCTTCATTAATTACACCTATAGTTTTCATATCTTTAATTGAATTATAAAGTATAGTAGCTGCTAAGTGGTTTTTGAAAGTTTTATCTTCAACTTTACCAAAGCCTGTCTCTTCAACTGCCATTTGTGCTAAACAAACAGCGTTTTCTTCTGCAACTCTTACCATATTACGTAAAATTTTGTCAATTTGCTCTTCAGTATAATCAGCAATTTTATCAGCTGCTACTTTTCCAAGTCTAGCAAGATCTCTCGCTTGTTGTATTGAACGCAAATCCTTATCAAAGTTTTCCATTATTCCTTACTTCCTTTCGTAACCTTTAAAATAGCTAATTTTTCTCGTAATATAATTTAAATTTGTTAATTAATAAATTTTTACCTGCCTTTGAAATTGTTCTACCTGCAATTCCAAGATCCTTATATTCACGAGCTAGATTTCTAAGCTTAACAACTTTTAGCTTAGCTAATATTAAAATGGTTTTTTCTATACCATTTTGTCTTATTAAATTGTCTACATCTTCTTTGTGTAGATTTTCTAAATTTAACTTATGTAGTTTATCTAAATCTCCATCTAATCCATGTTGATTTTCTTTAATATTATTTTTAGTATCTACATCTACAGGTTCTATGTTATCTACAGCTTTTACATCTTTTACAGTTTCAGCTTTTTTTGTATTTTCTACATTCTTTGCATCTACTATATCTTTTGTAACTTCTACAGATTCTGTATCTTCCACACTATCTACAGCCTTTGTATTTTCTACTTTTTCTGTATCCTCTGCTTTTTCTACAGCCTCTGTATCTTCTGCATCTTCCACATTTTCTGTATCATCATTAGATGATGGATCTTCTGGCGGAGTATTAGGTCCTATTATGCTTTCCAGTTCCTCATGTGGACGTGGAATTACATGTTCTGAAACTAAAAATCCTTCATCAAGTTTTTTTACAGCTGCTACTCCAGCTTCTATAGATGCTTTTACTGCACCTACATCCCCTGTAACTGAAATTGTAACAAGGCCGCCACCTACATAAGTTTTTTCGATAATACTTACATCTGCTGATTTCACCATTGTATCAGCTGCCTCAACAGCTGCAAGTAATCCCTTTGTTTCTATTAAACCAAGCGCTTGCATAGGTAAATCCTCCTAATCTTCTATAAAAGATCCGCCCAATTTGCTGGATATGTTGTATAAAATACCCTAGCTTTATCTGGGGATCCCCAAACCACTTTAGAACCTGATGGTACAAACAATACATCTCCAGGATAAGCTGTATATGTCTTTCCATTAATTTCAACGGTTAAAGTTCCCTCAATGACATAATCAATCTCTTCGTAAGTTAATTCCCAATCAAATTTTGAATCTTCAATAATTAAAAATCCTGCACTCATTTTTGATTCTTCTTTACTTACCAATTCTTGAAATTGAACCTTTGCATTTGGATTACCAGTATCAAATACATCCATTTTCACTGAATTTCCTCTAACAACTTTAAGTCCATTAGGATCATACTCAGCTTTAAATGGAAGATCCTTCCCCTTTAAACATTGAAGCATTTCTTGTAGAAGACCCTTGTCCATCATTGCTCTAAGGAATTTAAGCATCATTTCACTATCAATGCCCTCTATACTTGGAACATTTTTACCTATTAAATGCTCTACTTTAGGTGCAGGAGCTTCTGTAGTAATTACTATTCCATTATTTTTTACAAGATCCTTAGCTGATGGTGTAATTATTTCAGTGCCATCTACATAAAGCACTTTTTCACCCTTTAATATTAGGGCTTCAATGTCCTTTGCAGCGATTAATTTTTTCATGTTCTCACATCCTTTCAAATTCTCAAATAATATCAAAATCTCTATATAAAACTCCTTCTCATATAATAGAATGAGTAAGCTAGCATATCAAAACCAATACTCTGTGTAAGTGATCACTTCAAAATTGTAGATTTTGCATGCTTATTTAAGATTTTGCATGTGTTTTAAATATTATGCTTATTTTAAGAAAGTTGTGTTCTAACCAAAATTGCAATCCTCATCAATTATTCCAATAACAACTGCATCTACAGGAATATTATCATCACCTAACATTCTGCGAGCAGATGATCCAGTACTAACAATAACTCTGTCACCAATACCTGCACTGATAATATCAACAACAATAAATCTGCGTCCTTCATCTATCCCGCCAATTTCCTCAGCAAGCATAAATTTAAGTCCGCTAAGGGATTCTGCTTTTCTAGTGGCCCATACATTATCAATAAGTCTTGCTGCTATCATATTGCTTTTACCTCTTTCATTTTTAATTTAATCTCATTTAATGCGGCTTCAACTGATGATGTGTCACCAAAAATACCAAGTAAAACCATGTGCTGAGGACATGTACCTCTAATATCTTCAACGGTAACTCCAACAGCTTTCTCAGCAATATCTGCAGCATAAATCATATCGATAAGTTTACCTTGGACAAGTCCTATTGCATCAGCACTTTCTAAATCCGTTTTGCAGTTTCCACCCATTCGTCTTCTAAGAATATCTTTAGTGCTACTAGAAGGTGATTTTATAATTCTAAAATCCACTTTTAAACACTCTCCTTATTAGGCACATGAAAATAAATAACAAGTCAAAGATGGCAGTATATTTATTTTCATGTGTCTTATTCTATAATATCTTGCGTACAGCTTAATGCTATTCCAAGTGGTGTAACGAACATAGGATTTCTAGGCTTGTGAGTATATACTCCTGTTTGCTTTTCAATAATTTCTTCAATTCCTGTTAAACAACAAGTACCACCTACTAAAGAAATTTCATTAACATCATAATTTTTAATATGATTATTAATAATTGATGACACCTTTTCAACCACTGGTTTTAGTACTGGTAAAATTTCCTTGTGATTTTTATTATCTCTTTTGTATTCATCTGCTTTATTAAAAGGCATTTCATATGCACCTGAAATAACTAATGAAAAATGAGTACCACCTGTAGGTTCATCAACAACATAAACAACTTTTCCATCTTTTAAAATTGATATTCCAGTTGTTCCACCGCCGATATCTACAACTGCACCATTTTGAATTTTAAGTACAGCATTAGCAGCAGTAGGTTCATCTAAAAGACATGTCAATTCAAATCCTGCTGATTGAACTACATTTTTAATTGCTCCAGAATCTAAGGCATCCGTTCCAGGTGGAATTGCAGCAGCAGCATAAATAAGTTCTGTATTTAATTTTTCTTCAATTTCTTCTTTAAGTTCTCTCACAATCCTTACTGCTCCAATATAGTCAACAACCATACCATCACGAACTACATCAGCATATCTATATGCACCCGCCACTGGGTTGTAGTTTTCATCTAAAACAGCTAATACCACGCAGGCAGTACCTAGGTCCACACCTGTGTAATAAACAGAAGACCCATTAACAATTGGCTTTTCTATAACTTCTTCAAACTTTCGAACCATATTATCACAATATTCAAAAGTTAATTTTTCCTCTGACATTCTTTTCCTCCTACTGCTAAACAAATTAATTGGGACAGTGAATTAATTATTAAATTAACATTGTCCATAATTTTACTTTTTAAACTTTCATCATCACTTTTATATATATCAATTATTTCAAGCTGTAATTCCTGCACCGCACAACGAAGTACGTTCATTCTTAAAATTGCATTGCTTTTTGGAAGCTGCATATGAAATTCTGTTATTTCAAAACAATCATCAAGATCCGCTTCAGAATTTGATGAATTCATCCCGGTACATTCCTTTAAATAAATAGGTTCAAGAGTACCTTTTCCATCTAAAACATTTCTGATGTTTGATATTTTCCTACCTAAATTTATAATATTCTGTGCTAAAATAATATCTTCTTTTAATATTTCACTACTAACAACAAGAAATTTAGCCTCCATGGATTTCAATTTTAAGCAAAGCTTCTTATTCAAATTGAAATTTATATCACTATTTCCCACATCTTTTATTGTTTCTTTAGATGTTTCTTCCGGTGTTTTTGCTGAGTTTTTTGGGGAAATATTCGCATTTACTTTTGAAGACTTATTTACTTTTGAATCATCACTCAAGTTTATTCCTTTATCAGATAAATACTCAGCTGCTCCAGGGGTAAGGCGCTGTCCTTGTTCTAACTTGTAGGTATTAAAAGGTTCTTTTCTATATAAATCTCTTAAATACTCTTCCGTAATAAATTTCATCATTGACCTTTACTCCTCACCTTTTTCAAATAAATACTTTTTTAAAGCATCAATTCCTGTTCCCATTTCAAAGCTAATATGAAAATATGGCTCTGATACCCCTATCTTTTTTAACTGCATTTCACATTTTTCTTTATTCTTAGGCATCAAATCACATTTTGTTATAACCCCAATTACTGGACATCTAAAAGACTTTGCAAATCCATGGGAGTATATTTCAGTGCAATTAGATTGGTCAACCAATATAAGCACACAAGATGCATCCTGAGCTGCTGCAATTATATGTTTGTACATCCATGCATTCTCTATATAGGAACCTGGAACATCAATGGTATTCTTACCATAAATTAAATCTGGTGTTCGCCTTAATGGACCATCATAATCATTTAATGCATTAACTAATGTAGTTTTCCCGCATTTTGAAGGGCCAATTACCATTATGCGCTTTTTTCTCATGTTCTTGTAATGGGAGCGGTGGTAAATCCAAGCATATCCTTTAGCGTATCATTAACTGCACTAAGAGCTGTTTCAACACTTTGAACATCACCACTTATTACAACAGAGCCTGTAAAACGATCAAGAAATCCAATTTCAACATCAGAAGCCTTCGTAGCAATATCTGCAGCAATAATAGCAGTTTCAAAGGGTGAAAGAGTTAA contains the following coding sequences:
- a CDS encoding bacteriohemerythrin produces the protein MFEMKDEYRLGIPSIDEEHEKLFEIGERAYKLLKDPYTIDKYDKIVDVISELKDYTAYHFKNEEEYMESINYKRLFTQKIEHEGFIKKLNELDLNKIDEDQDEYIMDVLKFLNNWIINHIVEKDLLIVSK
- the eutM gene encoding ethanolamine utilization microcompartment protein EutM; translated protein: MKYDALGMIETKGLVGSIEAADAMVKAANVYLIGKEYVGGGLVTVMVRGDVGAVKAATDAGAAAAQRVGELVSVHVIPRPHSEVEVILPSSKEVAK
- a CDS encoding phosphate propanoyltransferase yields the protein MDNCEEVLKLLLEAVKGKELNNAVNRNSSEIPVGISNRHIHLSQKDLDILFGENYGLTKIKDLSQPGQYACKEVVTICGPKGAIEKIRILGPVRSKTQVEVLAGDCIKLGSVSHVKLSGDLNRTSPITIVGPKGSVQLEEGLIVAQRHIHMTPEDAKNLGVHDGEIVSIKFEDLRGGIYNNVAVRANDASSLECHLDIEEANAMGINSKSKVTIVK
- a CDS encoding acetaldehyde dehydrogenase (acetylating) gives rise to the protein MENFDKDLRSIQQARDLARLGKVAADKIADYTEEQIDKILRNMVRVAEENAVCLAQMAVEETGFGKVEDKTFKNHLAATILYNSIKDMKTIGVINEDKENKLIELAEPVGLVMGIVPSTNPTSTAIFKAMISIKSRNAIVFAPHPAAAKCTIKAVELMRDAAIEAGAPENIISAVTIPTIGATNELMKSKEVAIIIATGGPGMVKAAYSSGTPAIGVGAGNSPAYIERTADVEKAVKNIIASKTFDNGTICASEQSIICEECNHDLVVAEFKKQGGYFMTEEETEKVCKLLFKKGNAMNAKFVGRSPQVIASAAGFTIPAGTKVLIGRQNGVGEGYPLSFEKLTTVLGFYTVKDWHEACDLSIQLLQNGIGHTMSIHTEDRDMVMKFARKPASRILVNTGGTQGGTGASTGLNPSFTLGCGTWGGSSVSENVTPKHLMNIKRVAYGIKDCTNLASNDPTFNCIKTAENCHGVQNQFMNMSPAQIAAAAEVLNKANNCAENTNTCTECSSENTKNEELLDLVNQIVAAMKGAN
- a CDS encoding BMC domain-containing protein, encoding MQALGLIETKGLLAAVEAADTMVKSADVSIIEKTYVGGGLVTISVTGDVGAVKASIEAGVAAVKKLDEGFLVSEHVIPRPHEELESIIGPNTPPEDPSSNDDTENVEDAEDTEAVEKAEDTEKVENTKAVDSVEDTESVEVTKDIVDAKNVENTKKAETVKDVKAVDNIEPVDVDTKNNIKENQHGLDGDLDKLHKLNLENLHKEDVDNLIRQNGIEKTILILAKLKVVKLRNLAREYKDLGIAGRTISKAGKNLLINKFKLYYEKN
- a CDS encoding cupin domain-containing protein — its product is MKKLIAAKDIEALILKGEKVLYVDGTEIITPSAKDLVKNNGIVITTEAPAPKVEHLIGKNVPSIEGIDSEMMLKFLRAMMDKGLLQEMLQCLKGKDLPFKAEYDPNGLKVVRGNSVKMDVFDTGNPNAKVQFQELVSKEESKMSAGFLIIEDSKFDWELTYEEIDYVIEGTLTVEINGKTYTAYPGDVLFVPSGSKVVWGSPDKARVFYTTYPANWADLL
- a CDS encoding EutN/CcmL family microcompartment protein — its product is MIAARLIDNVWATRKAESLSGLKFMLAEEIGGIDEGRRFIVVDIISAGIGDRVIVSTGSSARRMLGDDNIPVDAVVIGIIDEDCNFG
- a CDS encoding BMC domain-containing protein codes for the protein MDFRIIKSPSSSTKDILRRRMGGNCKTDLESADAIGLVQGKLIDMIYAADIAEKAVGVTVEDIRGTCPQHMVLLGIFGDTSSVEAALNEIKLKMKEVKAI
- the eutJ gene encoding ethanolamine utilization protein EutJ → MSEEKLTFEYCDNMVRKFEEVIEKPIVNGSSVYYTGVDLGTACVVLAVLDENYNPVAGAYRYADVVRDGMVVDYIGAVRIVRELKEEIEEKLNTELIYAAAAIPPGTDALDSGAIKNVVQSAGFELTCLLDEPTAANAVLKIQNGAVVDIGGGTTGISILKDGKVVYVVDEPTGGTHFSLVISGAYEMPFNKADEYKRDNKNHKEILPVLKPVVEKVSSIINNHIKNYDVNEISLVGGTCCLTGIEEIIEKQTGVYTHKPRNPMFVTPLGIALSCTQDIIE
- a CDS encoding EutP/PduV family microcompartment system protein, with product MRKKRIMVIGPSKCGKTTLVNALNDYDGPLRRTPDLIYGKNTIDVPGSYIENAWMYKHIIAAAQDASCVLILVDQSNCTEIYSHGFAKSFRCPVIGVITKCDLMPKNKEKCEMQLKKIGVSEPYFHISFEMGTGIDALKKYLFEKGEE
- a CDS encoding BMC domain-containing protein; amino-acid sequence: MGDFSDRNIQRVIQESVPGKQITIAHVIASPMPDIYDRLGIDEKGAIGILTLSPFETAIIAADIATKASDVEIGFLDRFTGSVVISGDVQSVETALSAVNDTLKDMLGFTTAPITRT